The proteins below are encoded in one region of Labeo rohita strain BAU-BD-2019 chromosome 15, IGBB_LRoh.1.0, whole genome shotgun sequence:
- the pnkp gene encoding bifunctional polynucleotide phosphatase/kinase — MKMQCTLVSVNGARVELADGRALMLGRGPETRITDKKCSRHQVKLVANYAKQEVLVTQLGPNPSSLDGQCLGRGESGCLTAGCTLYLVNQSHPFTVEFVGNSDDKFSSPQKKGEAAHESRNREKSSNDGSGPKRSIQDYFSKSPKKATKRPHSPEEDAPRTKRGRGGDDEDEEISAEEKLKQLQAFAQQESSNKLDSPSVKTTTPSSTCSQSHWQQISSLLLFTAAGVPDSSKIAGFDIDGCIITTKSGKVFPTSPDDWRILFPEIQPRLASLLKKGYKVVFFTNQMGISRGKLRPEVFKSKVEDILQTLQLPIQVFASTAPGIYRKPVIGMWEHLCEKANGGVPIDVSQSFYVGDAAGRPANWAPGKKKKDFSCSDRLFARNLGLQFHTPEEYFLGWKPAQFSLPEFDPRKLDSKGRLYDPPDASLTSTKQEVIVAVGFPGSGKSTFFQTHIIPKGYVYVNRDILGSWQHCVSACERALKEGRSVAVDNTNPDPESRKRYLDVSQSAGVPCRCFNFTASLEQAKHNNRFREMVPSATKHVPVNDMVFNSYKKKFVAPSLSEGFSEILQIHFVPSFSDKRSEFLFRQFSEG; from the exons TCAAGCTTGTTGCCAATtatgccaaacaggaagttctGGTTACgcag CTCGGGCCCAACCCTTCATCCCTTGACGGTCAGTGTTTGGGACGTGGCGAGTCCGGATGTCTGACAGCTGGTTGCACATTGTACTTGGTTAATCAGTCCCACCCATTCACTGTGGAGTTTGTTGGAAATTCAGATGATAAGTTTTCCTCTCCTCAGAAGAAAGGAGAAGCTGCGCATGAAAgcagaaacagagagaaaagcTCAAATGATGGGTCAGGCCCCAAAAGGAGCATCCaggattatttttctaaatccCCTAAAAAG GCGACAAAGCGACCTCACAGCCCAGAGGAGGATGCCCCTCGCACAAAACGAGGACGTGGtggtgatgatgaagatgaagagaTCTCAGCTGAGGAAAAGCTTAAGCAGTTACAAGCATTTGCACAGCAAGAGAGTAGTAACAAGCTGGATTCACCATCAGTCAAAACCACTACTCCATCTTCCACTTGCTCTCAGAGTCACTGGCAACAAATCAGCAGCCTTCTGCTGTTTACTGCGGCAGGGGTTCCAGATAGCTCCAAA ATCGCAGGGTTTGACATTGATGGCTGCATTATCACTACAAAGTCTGGGAAAGTATTTCCCACAAGTCCAGATGACTGGAG gaTTCTCTTCCCAGAGATTCAGCCTAGACTGGCCAGTCTGTTGAAGAAAGGATACAAG GTGGTGTTTTTTACTAATCAGATGGGTATTTCAAGAGGCAAACTCAGACCAGAGGTGTTCAAGTCAAAAGTTGAGGATATTCTACAGACGCTGCAGCTGCCCATTCAg GTATTTGCTTCCACAGCCCCTGGTATTTACAGGAAGCCTGTTATTGGGATGTGGGAACATCTGTGTGAGAAG gcGAATGGAGGAGTGCCTATAGACGTGTCACAGAGCTTTTATGTAGGAG ATGCAGCAGGACGTCCCGCTAACTGGGCACcaggaaaaaagaagaaagacttCTCCTGCAGTGACAGACTG TTTGCCCGCAACCTTGGTCTACAGTTTCACACACCAGAGGAATACTTCTTGGGCTGGAAACCTGCTCAGTTCAGCTTGCCAGAATTTGACCCT AGGAAATTAGATTCTAAAGGACGTCTTTACGATCCTCCTGACGCCTCCCTCACCTCCACCAAGCAGGAAGTCATTGTAGCGGTGGGATTTCCTGGAT cgGGCAAATCAACATTCTTCCAGACACACATCATTCCAAAGGGCTATGTCTATGTGAACAGG GACATACTTGGGTCCTGGCAGCATTGTGTTTCAGCCTGTGAACGCGCTCTAAAGGAAGGCCGAAGCGTCGCAGTGGACAACACTAACCCTGACCCAGAGTCTAGAAAAAG ATATTTAGATGTCAGTCAAAGCGCTGGAGTTCCCTGCAGGTGTTTTAACTTCACAGCGAGTCTGGAAcaagcaaaacacaacaacagG tttcgTGAGATGGTTCCTTCTGCTACCAAGCATGTTCCTGTCAATGACATGGTGTTTAACAGCTATAA GAAAAAGTTTGTGGCGCCCAGTTTGTCTGAGGGCTTCTCTGAAATCCTGCAGATTCATTTTGTGCCGAGTTTCAGTGACAAAAGATCAGAGTTTCTCTTCAGGCAGTTCTCTGAGGGCTAA